Proteins encoded in a region of the Inquilinus sp. KBS0705 genome:
- a CDS encoding histone deacetylase yields the protein MLKIAYNPIYAHPLPEGHRFPMLKYELIPEQLLHEGVITADNLFSPQPLDEATILLTHDKAYWERLRDLTLPAKEARRIGFPLSAQLVEREIRIARGTIDGCHFAFEHGVAFNVAGGTHHAGSNWGEGFCLLNDQAIAANYLLSKNLASSILIIDLDVHQGNGTAQIFEKENRVFTFSMHGDKNFPFRKEHSDLDIPLDDGIADDAYLQILTDTLPQLIDRLQPNFIFYLAGVDVLASDKLGKLSLSKEACKQRDQFVFEQCRKNNIPVQVSMGGGYSPNIKDIVEAHCNTYRVANDLYF from the coding sequence ATGCTTAAAATAGCTTACAACCCCATATACGCCCACCCGCTACCTGAAGGTCATCGTTTCCCGATGCTGAAGTACGAACTGATACCCGAACAACTGTTGCACGAAGGAGTAATTACTGCCGACAATTTATTCTCGCCGCAGCCACTGGATGAGGCAACCATTTTGCTTACACATGATAAAGCCTACTGGGAGCGGTTACGAGATCTTACCTTGCCTGCAAAGGAAGCGCGGCGCATAGGCTTTCCATTATCGGCACAATTGGTTGAGCGCGAGATACGCATTGCCAGGGGCACTATTGACGGATGCCATTTTGCATTTGAACATGGCGTGGCCTTTAATGTGGCCGGCGGCACACACCATGCCGGTAGTAATTGGGGCGAAGGTTTTTGCCTGTTGAATGACCAGGCTATAGCCGCTAATTATTTGTTAAGTAAGAATTTAGCATCATCTATCTTAATTATCGATTTAGATGTGCACCAGGGTAATGGCACAGCGCAAATATTTGAAAAAGAAAACCGGGTGTTCACTTTTTCGATGCATGGCGACAAAAACTTTCCGTTTAGAAAAGAGCACTCTGATCTGGATATCCCACTGGATGACGGGATTGCAGATGATGCTTATTTACAGATTTTGACCGATACCTTGCCGCAATTAATAGACCGGCTACAACCCAATTTTATATTTTATCTGGCTGGGGTGGATGTATTAGCATCAGACAAACTGGGCAAACTTTCGTTATCAAAAGAAGCCTGCAAACAGCGCGACCAGTTTGTATTTGAACAATGCCGTAAAAACAACATACCTGTACAGGTTAGTATGGGCGGCGGATATTCGCCAAACATTAAAGATATTGTAGAGGCACATTGTAATACCTACCGTGTTGCCAACGACTTGTATTTTTAA